One window from the genome of Schistocerca piceifrons isolate TAMUIC-IGC-003096 chromosome 1, iqSchPice1.1, whole genome shotgun sequence encodes:
- the LOC124798481 gene encoding phosphatidylinositol-glycan biosynthesis class F protein: MPSKYPMNIKTNSILDDPSTCRLAAFYASCTSVYFVILVSALFLTNYVYSIGKLTFYPVIGLIAVLECTKYVIGIFHVSKKDVFSGRYEDKYFTGQRKKPVTKTSLKEVFNCIVIVTVMLTVYFSIAILFGAELFNKHEETFMFSSLLTVLTIFPSCLHLESQAAVNLLFGVHPAGDAVGQLLLRNLQFTLLGAWLGAFVIPLDWDRPWQEWPIPCCVGALLGYITGNIVMVCSLFPNIAKKLPKSNRKLR, translated from the coding sequence ATGCCATCGAAATACCCAATGAACATAAAGACAAATTCTATTTTAGATGACCCAAGTACATGCAGATTAGCGGCGTTTTATGCGAGCTGCACATCTGTGTATTTTGTTATTTTAGTAAGTGCATTGTTCTTAACGAACTACGTTTATTCCATAGGAAAACTAACTTTTTATCCTGTAATAGGTTTAATTGCGGTCCTTGAATGCACGAAATACGTCATTGGCATTTTCCATGTTTCAAAAAAAGATGTCTTTTCTGGTAGATACGAAGACAAGTACTTTACTGGTCAGCGTAAAAAGCCAGTGACAAAAACAAGTCTGAAAGAAGTGTTCAACTGTATTGTAATTGTTACTGTTATGCTTACAGTATACTTTTCCATAGCAATCTTATTTGGTGCTGAATTGTTCAATAAACATGAAGAGACTTTTATGTTTAGCTCATTGCTAACGGTGTTGACAATATTTCCATCTTGTCTGCACCTAGAGTCACAAGCAGCTGTGAATTTATTGTTTGGTGTTCATCCAGCAGGTGACGCTGTTGGACAGCTTTTGCTAAGAAACTTACAGTTCACACTGCTTGGAGCTTGGCTTGGGGCATTTGTTATTCCATTAGATTGGGACCGGCCTTGGCAAGAATGGCCAATTCCTTGTTGTGTTGGAGCCTTACTAGGTTATATTACTGGCAATATCGTGATGGTATGTAGCCTGTTTCCAAATATTGCCAAGAAACTGCCTAAATCAAACCGAAAGCTTCGTTAA